The genomic segment GGCATTTGCTCGTTTGGGATTGAAGCGATCTTTTGATTTGAGGTTTTTGCCTCGGGGTTTTCTGATCCTGTCACTTCAGTGTGAGGAGGATTATGCGTTCTTTTGGACGCGTGGGCAGATGATGGTTGGACCTCTCGGGATCCGTTTTTCCAAATGGACCCCGGAATTTAATCTTCAGGAAGAATCTCCCATCGCACCGGTTTGGGTGCGTTTCCCGGGTTTGCCCATTCACCTGTTTAACAAAAAAAGCCTTTTTGCCCTTGCTAAGATTTTGGGCAACCCGGTGAAAATGGATGACTTTACTGCTGACTCCTCTCGGAGCGCTTTTGCTCGAGTCTGTGTGGAGATGAATGTGTTGGAACCACCAGTTAAGCAAATTTGGGTGGGTTGGGGAGATCATACCCAGGAGATTGATGTTGTGTATGAGAAAATACCTGGGTATTGCTTGGATTGCAAAATGTTGGGTCATTCGACCGCCGTTTGCTATTCTCATGGCAAAAATCCTAGACCTGCTCGATCCAAGCCTGCGGATCGAGGGCCTCCTCAGCCGGAGGCGCCTCCTGCTCAGGCACCACCTGAGGGTGCAGCCCATGTCATTGTCCCGGGACCACAGCCCCAGCTTCATGTCAATGGCCATGGTCCCCGACGTAGACAGAGACGGAGGCCTGTTCGTCAGGCTCTCCCGAGGGATGACCCTCTTGCTTCGAACTCTTTTGGAGTTCTTTCACATTTGCAGGAGACAGAGGTTGGCTCTGAGGAGCTTGGATTAGGTGTTCCTGATCCCTCTGTCGGTTTGAGTTCTCATCAGGAGGCCCCTTCTTCTGACCGCCCTGCGGTCACGGTGGCTGAGGACGATGAGAGTGTTCCTTTTGTGGACTGCGTGGATGACCTTGGATCTCCACGCCCGGATGTGGTGACTGTGTTTGTCCCTCCGGAGGTTTGTATTGAAAATCATAGCAGCCACTCGGTCCCATCTTTTCCTGCATCCCCTGCTGATGCCACTTCTATGCTGGACGAGTTGATTGCTCGACAGGGACCCCctattcttgagatgacccCCAGTCACATGTCGGCTGATGATCCTGATCAGGATTTTGATCGACATTCTGTGTCTGGATTTAGCTGTGGGTCCGAGTGTAGTATTCTGGACACTGACATGTCCAATCCCAGAAAAAGACCTCAGGATGATGGTCGGCGATCGCATAAAAAGCGATCGGGTCCTTCTTCCACCCGTTCCCCATGAATTGCTTAATCTGGAATATCCGGGGACTTCGCGGTTCGGAGTCCCAGCAGAGGCTTCATGCCTTTGTGAAGGAGAAACAGATTAAGGTTTTTGGCTGTTTTGGAGCCCATGATTGATCTGGATCCGAGATTCATGACTCGCCGTTTGGGGTTTTCTGGAGTCATCTCTAATCTCTCCGGTCATATCTGGGTCTTTTTTGCTGCTGATGTGAGGGCGGAGTGTGTTTTTGATCATGCTCAGTTCCTTCACATCAGAGTCTCTGCCTCTTTCTTGCCGACAGAGATATTTTGTTCTTTTGTCTATGCTAGATGTGATTATGTCCAGCGTAGGGATCTTTGGGCTTCCTTGCTTTTGGTCAAGCCTGTTTTGGGTCCCTGGCTGGTTGGCGGCGACTTTAATGTCGTCAGGGATGCTTCTGAGTGCTTGGGCTCCCGTGGTGGTAGGTTGCTACCCATGGAGGAGTTCAACACTTTTATTCTTGATTCTGGCCTGATCGATGCTGGTTTTGAGGGGTCTTCGTTCACTTGGACGAATAAGACCATCTGGAAGCGGTTGGACAGGGTCTTGGTTTCTGTTGATTGGGGAGATCATTTCAGCTCGATTCGGGTTGAACATCTCGCTCGTACTGTTTCGGATCACTGTCCGCTTTTGGTTACCGCTCCTGTTTTTGCCCGTGGGCCGAGCTCGTTTCGCTTCCAGCGTATGTGGGTTAGGCACCATGGTTTTTTGCAGACTGTTAGGCTTAATTGGAATTTACCTTGCAGTCTGACTGGTATGTCGCGTCTTTTTGTCAAGTTGAAGCGTCTTAAGAATCACCTCAAGTGGTGGAATCGGGATGTTTTTGGTaacatctttgataaaatcaccGAGGCTGAGAGTGCGGTTCGTTCCGCGGAGCTTGCCTGTGAGGCCGATCCTTCCGATTCGAATTGGACTGTCTTGTCCGATCGTAATGCGGATCTGGCGCGTGTCACCGccatggaggcggatttttggAAACAAAAAGCTGCATGCAACTGGCTAGAGGATGGTGAGCGGAACACCAAACTCTTTCATAACATGGTTAAGAAGAAGCGTGTGGCTAATAAGATTTTCCGCATATGGGATGATGGGGTTTGCCTGACGTCTCCTGATATGATTCAGCAGTCGGGTGCCTCGTTTTTTCAGCACTTACTCACTGGGGATCCCTTTGTGCTTGATTGTCCTGATTTTTCGGGGTTTCCTTCGGTGATTTCTGATGAGGAGAATTATGGGATTACTGCTACCCCCTCCCTTGAGGAGGTGCGTGCGACTGTTTTCTCCATTTCTCCTGACAGTGTGGCAGGCCCTGATGGCTTCTCTTCGGCGTTTTTCCAGCATTGCTGGGAGATCGTTCATCAGGATGTGTTGGATGCGGTTTTAGATTTTTTCAGCGGCTCTCCCCTGCCCCAGAGCTTTACTGCCACCACGATTACTTTGATCCCAAAAGTCGAGGGTGCTCGGGCTTGGTCGGATTTTCGTCCGATAAGCCTCTGTAATGTCACGAACAAAATCATTTCTAAGTTGTTGTACTCTCGCTTGCGGGCTGTGGCGGAGAGACTTATTTCTTTGAATCAGAGTGGTTTTGTTCCGGGACGGATGATTTCTGATAACATCCTTCTTGCTCAGGAGCTCACTCATAGTCTCACTCTCCCCACTCGTGGTGGCAATGTTATTTTGAAGTTGGATATGGCTAAGGCCTATGATCGGGTCCAATGGCCTTTCCTTTTTGCTGTTTTGCGCCATTTTGGTTTCTCTGAGCAGGTTGTGGCTTTGGTGTCGGCCTGTATTTCTCATTGTCATTTCTCCGTTAATATCAATGGCTCTCTTTCGGGGTTCTTCGGTTCGACCAGGGGCCTCAGGCAGGGAGACCCGTTGTCCCCTCTTCTCTTCATCCTAGGGGCGGAGTATCTTTCGCGTGGTCTTGACAGACTCTACTTGCGTCATCCTGCTATTAGGTACCGTTCTAGTTGTGATCTTTTGATTTCCCACCTGGCCTATGCTGATGATATCATTATTTTTGCCAATGGTGGGTCTCGTGGGATGCAGCGTCTTTTAGACTTTCTGCATCACTACGAGAACTGTTCGGGACAGATGGTGAATGCTGTCAAGAGTTCCCTGATTTTACCTCCGCGATGCTCTGAGCGCCTTCGCTCTAGACTTTTGCGTATCACTGGCTTTGCGGAGGGTCACTTGCCGATCATGTACCTAGGTGTCCCCTTATTTCGGGGCAATAGGACGTGTTCTCTTTTTGAGCCCCTCTTACAGTCTGTTAGGAGGCGGTTGGAGGGTTGGGAGACTCGTACTCTTTCTCCGGGGAGCCGCATGACCCTCATTCGTAGCGTGCTCCTCTCGACGCCCATATATTTGTTTCAGGTTGTTCAGCCTCCGTTGGCTGTCATGGAGAAACTCGAGAGAGCCTTTAATGCCTTCCTTTGGGGGTCCAGGCCCTTGGAGAGGAAATGGCATTGGGCTCGCTGGTCTTGGGCTTGCCTCCCCGTGGAGGAGGGGGGTCTTGGCTTCCGGAGATTGAAAGATCTCGTGGATAGCTTCTCCATAAAATTGTGGTTTCGGTTCAGGCAGGGATCTTCCCTCTGGGCCAAATTTTTGATGAGGAAATATTGTCTCTTGGCGCACCCAGCTTGTGTTTCTTCTCGTGGTTTTATCTCTCCCACTTGGCGGCGTTTGCTCCAGATCAGGCCTCGTGCGGAGAGTGGTATTCGCTGGCGTGTCGGCCATGGAgatgtttctttttgggatgaTTGTTGGTTCAGGGATGTTCCCCTGTCCAGTCAGACTGAGGTCTGTGGGGATCGTGGTGCCCGGGTTTCCCACTTTCTTTCGGAGGGAACCTGGGATTTTGACCTTCTTTGTTCAGTTGTTGCTCCTTCTTTTGCGGAGCAGATTGTGTTGGTCCCGATTCTTTCGGGAGAGTTGGACTCGGCTCGATGGATCTATAGCTCCGATGGTGATTTTTCTGTCAGGTCCGCTTGGGAGTTGATCCGTTTGCGCGCCCCGATCTCTGGTTTTAATCGCCCCTGTTGGGGTAGCTGGTTGAGGCCTACGATGTCATTCTTTCTTTGGAGATTTTGGCATCAGTGGCTCCCAGTTGATGAGGTGCTTCAGCGCCGTGGCTTTGCGTTAGAGTCTCGTTGTCAGTGTTGTGATATGTCTGAGACATTCACGCATGTGTTTATTCGCAGCCCGGTGGCTCGTCCTGTTTGGCATTTTTTTGGTGCTGTCTTTGGGGTTCGTATCCCTGACACCGAGGATTTCCGGTTATTCCTTAGTGCCTGGAAGCGGGATCTGGTCTGGGCTCCAGGGGGCCATGTGAGGGAGTTTCTCCCTTTCATTATTTTGTGGTTTCTCTGGACGGCTCGGAATGACGCGAAGCACCGCCAGCTCTCCATTTCTGGAGAGATGGTGAAGTTCCAGATCTTGTCTTACCTGCGTCTCGCCCACTCTGCGCGTACTGTCAAGCCCAGACATTGGCTGGGTGTGTTTCATGTGGCGAGATTGCTGGGTATTTCGGTTGCTCTCCACAGATTTCATAGGACGGCGATTGTTCGCTGGCTGCGGCCGCCGTCCGGGTGCTTCAAGCTTAATGTGGATGGGAGCTCGCGTGGTGCATCTGGGGACTCCTCTGCTGGTGGCGTTGTTCGGGATGATTCCGGGAGGGTCGTGCTCTCATTCAGCAAGTTCATCGGAGCTGGGTCTTCTCTTCGGGCTGAGCTTTGGGCGGTTTGGAGGGGTCTTCTCCTTTGTTCGGATCATTCTTTCTTCCCTCTTTGGATCGAGCTTGACTCTCTGACTTCTATTCAGCTCATTCGTTCCCGTCGATGTCGCTGGGGTCTTGATCACATTATATCCAGGATTCTGGTCCTTTTGAGGGGGCGGTCTGTTCATATTTCGCATATATTCCGGGAGGGTAATTCGGTGGCGGATGCGTTGGCGGCGAGGGCCCATACCCTTAGGCACTTtaccttagagttaggtccCTCCCTCCCTAGGCACATTTCCATACTTGCACGTTCGGATACCTCCGGACTTCCCTATCTGAGATATCGATGTTCTTAGCCGCTTGCAGCCCATCCCTTCCCTTGGACCCATTTCTTCGGTATttctatatgtatatgtatattttttctttgcagGTACTGTTACTTAGGGGGTTTCTCTTTTCCCCCGTTTTGCCAGGCTGGTGTGAGTGGGCCCAGACACTCGCACACTACATGTTTGGTCTCCTCGGGATTGGGTGGGCTCTTGCACTTACCCTCTTGGTGCTCTTCTTTGGCCCTCTCATATTCCCTGGAGCGCTATTTTTGCTTGGGCCTCTCTTTGGTCCACTTCTGGTCCCTGGCGGGCGTTTACTGCAGTTTCTCGTTGCCCGCCGTCTCAGTTCTTCCATAGGAGTTTACTGGATGTCGTGGTGGTTCCAGGAATTCTTTCCGGACGACCCTCTTCATTGTTATGATACCTTCGTCAGATTTCTACTTCGGATGCTGGATATTTTTTGTTCTGGCCGGATTGCGATCTTCATTTCGCTCGTCTATCGTCATTATACAGTGATTTCCTGGCATTATCTTATTTTGACTGCTGGGATTCATACAGTTACTCGGTTTCAGATTAGAGTTGTTTTGACATATTGGATTCTTCAGGGTGATGGCTTAGAGATGAGAATTTCTTCATGGTTTCTGCACTCATCTCCCAGTTATTATTTGGTCTTCTTCGGCGTGTTGACTCTTAGCGCAGCTCGTTTTTGATTAGTTTCTGGCGCACTTTTTGTCGTAGTCTAGGGTTATTTTTGCTTATGTATTTATGTCCCTAGGCTGCTTGGTATTCTTGTTTTTACTGCTGTAGCCTTTTTGAGGAGGTCTTGGTTTAGTCCCCCTCCTCTTTTAGGTTTTCTTTCTGTTGTTACTTTCTATTTTGTggatatatacaggtaggggtctgcctaaccccccgcatccggcggtgttttccggtaaaaaaaaaaaaaaaaaaaaaaaaaaaaaccctaaaccctaaaccctaaaaccctaaaccctaaacccccccgcatccggcggtgttttccggaaaaaaaaaaaaaaaaaaaaaccctaaaccctagaCCCTAGACCCTAgaccccaaaccccaaaccccaaaccccaaaccccaaacccgaaaccctaaaccctaaaccctaaaaccctaaaaccccaaaccccaaaccccaaacccgAAACCCCTAAACACTAACCCCCtaacccctaaaccctaaaccctaaccctaaacccttaaccctaaaccccaaaccccaaaccccaaaccccaaaccctaacccctaaaccctaacccctaAACCGAAAAAACACACACTAAAAGCGTGAGAAAAAACACACTACCTTGTCACTATTCACCACCCACTCCCGCCATGTCATCGCCGCCGGATTCTGACCGGCGAAGCATACCACCGGAACCGCCTCCTCACGGCGACCAACATACTCAAAAATCAGTTGAATCGGAGTCCGGCAACCCGTCCTATTTCCCGACTGAAAAAGCACCAATTCCGTTCACATCTTCGCCGGCGCCGTACACTGGTCCAACCGGCGCCGACCACCAACCATTCGACTCGCCTCGGCCAGACGCTTCGTTTGGTACCAGCCTCACCTTCAACAACTCCGTGTATCCACCGCCATCTCTGATCAAAGTCTCGCCTTCACTGTTCATGAGCTCGCCGGAGTTATTTCCTTCGATTCCGGCCGATTCTTGCATCCTCAGTTCAATCAAAGCCCCGATCTGTGATACCCATGCACAGACGATTCCGATGGTACAAGTTTCAGCCTCAACGCCGTTCACCGGCGACGGCAATTTCAGATCTACCATTTCAGGGCCAGGCGCGATTTCGCCGTTACATTTTTCATCAAATTCCGGCGCCGATACGGCGTATTTCTTCAATTCCTCTGGCCCAGCTCTTCGTCCAGTCATGGGTAGGAGATTACCAGGTTCAATTTCTGGTTTCCGGCCACCGGTCGGAAACCCCCAATTTTCAATGCAAAATCGAATTTCTCCCGTTTCTTTGCTTAAATCGGACCCTCCATTGCCCGAGTATGCTGGAATTGGCACCGGTTCTGGACTCTCCTCACCGTCCCCATCACACGGTGGTGCTCCGGCAGGTGACTCCCGAGTCAACTCGGTCGAGTCAAACAGCCGAGTTGTACGAGTTGACTCGGCAGTCAACCCCAGTGCTGAAATGGTCAAACCAGGTACGCGTGTTCCAATTCCGCTTACTGTGTCATTTCGTGATATTCTGTCTCCACCGTCCCCTCGCACGGCCAAAAAAAGTTTTGATGAGTTGCACAATTCAATGAATGAAATGCCTGTGCCGACTCTTCGAAATGGGAAACCGGGTATTCTCTTCCCGGATGAGGTAATTTCTTCCCTGGCAGAacctttcaaattttctttggTTGGTAAAATTTCAGGGAATCGATCTCTAGTTCCAAATTCTGGTATTTCTGCGGCTTTTGCTAAATTGGGACTAGTTAGATCTTTTGATTTAAAGTTCATGCCTCGGGGTTTTCTTGTTCTCACACTTGCTTGTGAGGAAGATTATGCGTTTTTTGGACCAAGGGGGTTATGCAGGTGGGTCCTCTGTCGGTTCGCTTCTCTAAGTGGACGCCAGAGTTTAATCTTCAAGAGGAGTCACCCATTGCACCGGTTTGGATCCGTTTTCCGGGTCTTCCCCTTCATTTATTTTCTAAGCAAAGTCTCTTTGCGTTGGCTAAAATTGTGGGGAAACCGGTGAAAATGGATGATCATACTGCTGATTCTACTCGGGGTGCATTTGCTCGAGTCTGTGTTGAAATTAATGTGTTGGACCCGCTCGTCAAAGAAGTTTGGGTGGGTTGGGGTGATCATGCTCAAGAAATTGAAGTCATTTATGAGCGCATCCCCGGGTATTGCACGGATTGCAAAATGCTGGGTCATTCGACCAGTGTTTGTTATTCCCATGGCAAAAACCCAAAACCCGTTCGTCCTAAGCCTGCTGACCGTGCTCCTGGTAAGTCTCCCACTTCTACAGAGCCTGCCCCACCAGGGGGTGTTGTTCCTGGTTTTAATTTGGGGACCCAGCCTCAGCTTCAGAAAACTGGCACGGGTCCCAGACGTAGAGGGAGAAAGAGGCCAGTTCGGCAGGTTCTTCCCCGGAAGAATTCTCTTGAGTCGAATCCTTTTGAGGTGCTCTCGCATGGGCAGGATGCGGAGCCTGATCCTGTTGGATTAGTTTGTGTTGATACGGATCCTCCATGTGGTAATCTGGAGGATGCCGGTGTTGGGACTTCTGGAAAGGATCAATTGGAGTCTGTTCTTGTTGAGGGTGTGATCCTCAGTGAGGAGGTTATTGCTGGAGGGGTTCAGTTGGGTGATTGTGTGGATGGTATTGGGGTACCTTCTACGTCTGAGTTGCCTGTGTTTGGTTCTC from the Primulina eburnea isolate SZY01 chromosome 3, ASM2296580v1, whole genome shotgun sequence genome contains:
- the LOC140828489 gene encoding uncharacterized protein, which translates into the protein MIDLDPRFMTRRLGFSGVISNLSGHIWVFFAADVRAECVFDHAQFLHIRVSASFLPTEIFCSFVYARCDYVQRRDLWASLLLVKPVLGPWLVGGDFNVVRDASECLGSRGGRLLPMEEFNTFILDSGLIDAGFEGSSFTWTNKTIWKRLDRVLVSVDWGDHFSSIRVEHLARTVSDHCPLLVTAPVFARGPSSFRFQRMWVRHHGFLQTVRLNWNLPCSLTGMSRLFVKLKRLKNHLKWWNRDVFGNIFDKITEAESAVRSAELACEADPSDSNWTVLSDRNADLARVTAMEADFWKQKAACNWLEDGERNTKLFHNMVKKKRVANKIFRIWDDGVCLTSPDMIQQSGASFFQHLLTGDPFVLDCPDFSGFPSVISDEENYGITATPSLEEVRATVFSISPDSVAGPDGFSSAFFQHCWEIVHQDVLDAVLDFFSGSPLPQSFTATTITLIPKVEGARAWSDFRPISLCNVTNKIISKLLYSRLRAVAERLISLNQSGFVPGRMISDNILLAQELTHSLTLPTRGGNVILKLDMAKAYDRVQWPFLFAVLRHFGFSEQVVALVSACISHCHFSVNINGSLSGFFGSTRGLRQGDPLSPLLFILGAEYLSRGLDRLYLRHPAIRYRSSCDLLISHLAYADDIIIFANGGSRGMQRLLDFLHHYENCSGQMVNAVKSSLILPPRCSERLRSRLLRITGFAEGHLPIMYLGVPLFRGNRTCSLFEPLLQSVRRRLEGWETRTLSPGSRMTLIRSVLLSTPIYLFQVVQPPLAVMEKLERAFNAFLWGSRPLERKWHWARWSWACLPVEEGGLGFRRLKDLVDSFSIKLWFRFRQGSSLWAKFLMRKYCLLAHPACVSSRGFISPTWRRLLQIRPRAESGIRWRVGHGDVSFWDDCWFRDVPLSSQTEVCGDRGARVSHFLSEGTWDFDLLCSVVAPSFAEQIVLVPILSGELDSARWIYSSDGDFSVRSAWELIRLRAPISGFNRPCWGSWLRPTMSFFLWRFWHQWLPVDEVLQRRGFALESRCQCCDMSETFTHVFIRSPVARPVWHFFGAVFGVRIPDTEDFRLFLSAWKRDLVWAPGGHVREFLPFIILWFLWTARNDAKHRQLSISGEMVKFQILSYLRLAHSARTVKPRHWLGVFHVARLLGISVALHRFHRTAIVRWLRPPSGCFKLNVDGSSRGASGDSSAGGVVRDDSGRVVLSFSKFIGAGSSLRAELWAVWRGLLLCSDHSFFPLWIELDSLTSIQLIRSRRCRWGLDHIISRILVLLLRGFLFSPVLPGWCEWAQTLAHYMFGLLGIGWALALTLLVLFFGPLIFPGALFLLGPLFGPLLVPGGRLLQFLVARRLSSSIGVYWMSWWFQEFFPDDPLHCYDTFVRFLLRMLDIFCSGRIAIFISLVYRHYTVISWHYLILTAGIHTVTRFQIRVVLTYWILQGDGLEMRISSWFLHSSPSYYLVFFGVLTLSAARF